From a region of the Candida albicans SC5314 chromosome 1, complete sequence genome:
- a CDS encoding uncharacterized protein (Protein of unknown function; induced by nitric oxide), producing the protein MTDFDQSTNFLLEYFPKLPDDIILLITEQLPLEYVIDWLIKIPIVQDIVIGTLYNHNDLQFLISPTKRPYMNHISALKSKLTTFKGYYQISTFIKENSSRFIPKKVLLMSGGDWSAVEELITNFKSWLVQVESIEIALESNEITPSDLKLLLEFNNLTKIHFSAVSLTKCISFLQNNSLLIDHPSLNNIIFLKHGIVNWTGIKFPRKLESLDLSWESKVDITTVEVPASLNELYFNLANVSQLENIKSQISSINLTTLMLTHDGLTEISLKALPSTLTTLDVSENPISKISDVEFGWPQNLTTLLLDTNNLTNASVAAITEWPKNLKTLRLKSSKLTNIACLINLPDSIEILDLSYNRFETLLVNNNGDFFVFPKNLKYLQMVGCNLLPPQTIKNYMEFPENLEKLNLTHCYLSTLFYFKFPNSLVELALSGNAIQDLTSYNDVNKNWTDLVNLQDLDLYSNRIDTLQQWVPPNSLRNLNLGFNLIDELPNSWPLFNDMFNKQLQLVDLRLNVCSIEKIAEELNLPPQMKVLDLSNNSLTGPFYLSRSLKHLYVLNLAENSIDDIKIIHEDDDPCRLYLLNLSYNRICTKTRNKEAIEAFYEKLELGLNIKIRNKKFKVNSLHQLQ; encoded by the coding sequence ATGACTGATTTCGACCAATCCACCAATTTTCTATTGGAATATTTCCCCAAGTTACCAGATGATATAATTTTACTAATAACAGAACAATTGCCCCTAGAATATGTAATCGACTGGTTAATCAAAATCCCGATTGTACAAGATATTGTGATTGGCACTTTATACAACCATAATGACCTCCAATTCTTGATATCTCCCACTAAACGACCATATATGAATCATATATCAGCtttaaaatcaaagttAACAACGTTTAAAGGATATTATCAGATTAGTACTTTTATCAAAGAAAACTCTTCTCGATTTATTCCCAAAAAAGTATTACTCATGAGTGGTGGTGATTGGAGTGCTGTGGAAGAATTAATTACAAATTTTAAGTCTTGGTTAGTTCAAGTTGAATCTATTGAAATCGCATTGGAAAGTAATGAAATCACCCCTTCTGATCTCAAGTTATTACTAGAGTTCAATAATTTGACCAAGATCCATTTTTCGGCAGTTTCTTTAACCAAGTGCATACTGTTTTTGCAGAACAAtagtttattaattgatcatccaagtttgaataatattatatttttgaaacaCGGTATTGTGAATTGGACTGGAATAAAGTTTCCTCGTAAACTTGAATCATTGGATTTGTCGTGGGAATCAAAAGTTGATATTACTACTGTCGAGGTTCCTGCCTCCTTGAATGAGTTATACTTTAATTTGGCAAATGTATCACAACTTGAAAATATCAAGTCACAAATTAGTAGCATCAATCTAACCACTTTAATGTTGACTCATGATGGACTCACGGAGATTAGTTTGAAGGCTTTGCCTTCCACTTTAACAACTTTAGACGTCTCAGAAAACCCAATTTCGAAAATAAGTGATGTTGAATTTGGATGGCCACAAAACTTGACTACCTTGTTATTAGACACAAACAATTTAACGAATGCTTCGGTAGCTGCTATCACTGAATGGCcaaaaaacttgaaaacaTTAAGGTTAAAATCAAGCAAATTAACTAATATTGCATGTTTAATAAACCTACCTGATTCCATAGAGATTTTAGATTTATCTTACAACAGATTTGAAACATTGTTGGTCAACAATAATGGcgatttttttgttttcccaaaaaatttgaaatatttgcAAATGGTTGGTTGCAATCTTTTGCCACCtcaaacaattaaaaattatatgGAATTCCCAgaaaatttagaaaaattgaatttgactCATTGCTATTTACTGacattgttttattttaaatttccaaattcaTTGGTTGAATTGGCTTTAAGTGGGAATGCAATTCAAGATTTGACCTCATATAACGATGTCAATAAGAATTGGACAGATTTGGTTAATTTGCAGGATCTAGATTTGTATTCAAATCGAATTGATACTCTTCAACAATGGGTTCCTCCAAATAGTTTGAGGAATCTTAATTTGggattcaatttaataGATGAACTTCCCAATAGTTGGCCATTATTCAATGATATGTTTAATAAGCAATTACAACTTGTTGATTTACGATTAAATGTTTGttccattgaaaaaatagcTGAAGAGTTGAATCTCCCTCCACAAATGAAAGTACTAGATCTTTCAAACAATTCACTAACTGGCCCCTTTTATCTACTGAGAAGTCTTAAACATTTATACGTGTTAAATTTAGCtgaaaattcaattgatgatatcAAGATCATTCATGAGGATGACGATCCTTGCAGATTATATCTTTTGAATCTTAGTTATAATCGTATATGTACAAAAACCCGAAATAAAGAAGCAATAGAGGCATTCtatgaaaaattagagTTGGGATTAAACATCAAAATTAggaataaaaaatttaaagtGAATAGCTTACACCAGCTTCAATGA
- a CDS encoding uncharacterized protein (Ortholog of C. dubliniensis CD36 : Cd36_11290, C. parapsilosis CDC317 : CPAR2_805090, Pichia stipitis Pignal : PICST_28850 and Candida guilliermondii ATCC 6260 : PGUG_02709) — translation MKIVIFTIITTVLGLEILPYVEPTMIDTELLLTYKSNMVQVDKYNDIKTSELDNNKVVQVISTSSYIFSDEIVDNIFNQQSKPAKSSTKYIEVSYEDAISVSQSQIWARFKNCIPNHSQNRATYKQGWSIDLGSGGNARLDFSNFLGGIGPAFKNELVGSFGIGGSLTCEINAGNHLQIAVLVKSFTVDKVKQREVKFTKFGLKNSKKKGWTFFPKFVLFDKKSLEIACITDPKFLDCS, via the coding sequence ATGAAAATAGTCATCTTTACTATTATAACTACTGTCTTGGGATTAGAGATTTTGCCATATGTAGAGCCCACCATGATAGACACTGAGTTATTATTGACCTACAAATCTAATATGGTACAAGTTGATAAGTATAACGATATTAAGACGTCAGAACtagacaacaacaaggtCGTTCAAGTTATTTCGACCAGCTCATATATTTTCAGTGATGAAATTGTGGATAATATATTTAACCAACAATCCAAACCTGCCAAATCATCCACTAAATATATTGAGGTATCTTATGAAGATGCAATCAGTGTATCTCAATCTCAAATATGGGCGAGgtttaaaaattgtatACCTAATCATTCCCAGAATCGGGCAACTTATAAACAAGGATGGTCAATTGACTTGGGATCTGGTGGTAATGCAAGATTGGATTTCAGTAATTTTTTGGGTGGAATTGGTCCAgcatttaaaaatgaattagtTGGTAGTTTCGGTATTGGTGGAAGTTTAACTTGTGAAATCAATGCTGGGAATCATTTACAAATTGCCGTGTTGGTGAAAAGTTTTACAGTAGATAAAGTTAAACAACGTGAAGTCAAATTTACAAAGTTtggattgaaaaattccaaaaaaaagggtTGGACGTTTTTCCCCAAGTTTGTATTGTTTGACAAAAAAAGCCTTGAGATTGCTTGTATTACAGACCCCAAATTCTTAGACTGCTCatag
- the LCB4 gene encoding sphinganine kinase (Putative sphingosine kinase; Tac1p-regulated expression; rat catheter biofilm induced), producing the protein MSSSSSTPQATGLQMSDSIKSSTDRLLYRKNDIVSAKLSSDNGIYLSGQPLQHQPKHEESILDTLSACYKTPDTTESDFIPFKNILNVESIAGSVDEADEVGNSNLLEITYALPFSDLNHDLKIDKIKVDIESGPEIPPSLAQFILTESYGKSIIRPSILVLINPHGGQGHAKTIYKNKILPILQAARANVTYFETKYHGHATEIARELDVNDYDIIVCCSGDGIPHEVINGFYLRPDKGLSAFNKIAVTQLPCGSGNALSLSTHGSKNASVATLYMLKAHKTKLDLMAITQGTGSEKITKLSFLSQCYGIIADSDIGTEHLRWLGPIRFELGVIQKVFSGAKYPCDLFVKYKYDNNSEILNHVNDYLSNNDTENELPIVTEENLQITSPDLDQPVPNDWRHIPQEISHNLNILYVGKMPFVSADTQFFPAALPNDGSMDMIVTDSNNSVWKLTSILLAVESGKHIDDEKVHHTKVLSYRLIPNIKDDSKHYISIDGEDFPFEPFQVEILPGVLTGLLQDGNFVETSFTK; encoded by the coding sequence ATgtcttcctcttcttctaccCCTCAAGCAACTGGTTTGCAAATGAGTGATAGTATCAAATCTTCCACAGATAGATTGTTGTACCGCAAAAATGATATTGTCAGTGCTAAGTTAAGCTCGGATAATGGTATTTATTTATCCGGACAACCTTTACAACATCAACCAAAACATGAAGAATCGATTTTGGATACTTTAAGTGCATGTTATAAAACCCCTGACACAACAGAATCAGATTTCATTCCATTTAAGAATATATTGAACGTAGAATCGATTGCAGGTAGTGTCGACGAAGCAGATGAAGTTGGCAACTCCAATTTATTAGAGATAACCTATGCTTTACCATTCCTGGATTTGAATCACGACTTGAAGattgataaaataaaagttGATATAGAAAGTGGCCCGGAAATACCCCCTTCCCTTGctcaatttattttaacAGAATCATATGGGAAAAGTATAATTCGGCCCTCTATTTTGGTATTGATAAACCCGCATGGCGGCCAAGGACACGCCAAAactatttacaaaaataaaatcttACCAATATTACAAGCGGCTCGTGCTAATGTTACGTATTTTGAAACTAAATATCATGGACACGCCACTGAGATTGCGCGTGAGCTAGATGTCAATGATTATGATataattgtttgttgttctGGCGATGGGATACCTCATGAAGTTATCAATGGCTTCTATCTTCGTCCAGATAAAGGTTTACTGGcattcaacaaaattgcAGTTACTCAATTACCTTGTGGGTCAGGGAACGCGTTGAGTTTGAGTACACATGGTAGTAAAAATGCTTCAGTTGCAACTCTTTATATGTTGAAAGCTCATAAGAcaaaattggatttgatgGCTATTACCCAAGGTACAGGAAGTGAAAAGATAACGAAATTGTCATTTTTAAGTCAGTGCTACGGTATTATTGCTGATTCTGATATTGGAACAGAACATTTACGTTGGTTGGGTCCTATACGGTTTGAACTTGGAGTGATACAAAAAGTGTTCTCGGGGGCAAAATATCCTTGTGACCTATTTGTGAAATACAAGTACGATAATAATTCAGAGATTTTGAATCATGTAAATGATTACTTGAGTAATAATGATACTGAAAACGAGTTACCCATTGTCACTGAAGAGAACTTGCAAATAACGAGCCCTGATTTAGATCAACCTGTCCCCAATGATTGGAGACATATTCCTCAAGAAATTTCTCATAATTTGAACATCTTGTATGTTGGCAAAATGCCATTCGTGTCTGCAGATACTCAGTTTTTCCCTGCTGCTCTACCGAACGATGGTTCAATGGACATGATTGTCACCGATTCCAATAACTCAGTGTGGAAATTGACATCGATATTATTGGCAGTTGAAAGTGGGAAAcatattgatgatgaaaaagtGCACCATACAAAAGTTTTGAGTTATCGTTTGATACCAAACATTAAAGATGATAGCAAACACTACATATCTATTGATGGCGAAGATTTCCCTTTTGAACCTTTTCAAGTGGAGATTTTGCCAGGTGTGTTGACAGGATTACTACAGGATGGGAACTTTGTAGAAACATCATTTACCAAATAG